The Cydia strobilella chromosome 16, ilCydStro3.1, whole genome shotgun sequence genomic sequence aagcattttattaaaagagaagtaaactaatttcagcgtttttaaaaatgcatcccccaaggtggtgaaaaaggggttaaaagtttgtatggagatcaaatatattttgagtGCAAGACATAAATCTTTTTATaatggcatattattagaatacaaaaaaagcaattttagagattttttaaattcatcccttaaaagggttataaaggggttgaaagtttgtatagggttccaattttattttaagctaggaattttgaaacttcgtaaaaaagtatttcattaaaagagaaaaaaaaatgatttcagcgttttggtaaattcatcccttaaggtggtgcaaaggggttaaaaatttgtatgaaggtcaaacatttttttgagtgccgggacttgaatatttgtataaactcatgttattagaatacaagaaaagtaatttcagcgtttttagggttccgtacccaaagggtaaaaacgggaccctaatactaagactccgctgtctgtctgtctgtctgtccgtctgtcactaggttgtatctcatgaaccgtgatagctagacaattgaaattatcacagatgatatatttctgttaccgctataacaacaaatactagaaacagaattaaataaatatttaagtggggctcccatacaacaaacgtgatatttttgtcgttttttgcgtaatggtacggaacccttcatgcgcgagtccgactcgcactgggccggtttttaaaaattcatcccctaaaggggttaaaaaggggttgaaagtttgtaggggtcctaattttattttaagccaggtaCCTGAAACTTCGTAGGAAGATATTTAATGAAAAGAGAAGATAACTAATTTcagaatttttgaaaattcatcccccaaggtggtaaaaaatggGTGGAAAatatgtatggagatcaaacctttttttgggTGCGACACTTCAATCTTTGTGTAAAGGCATATtagtagaatacaagaaaagtaatttaagcgtttttaaatatttatctcttaaaagggttaacaaggggttaaaaatttgaatctattacaaatactttgaaacttcttagaaaagcattgtttaagataacaaaaaacagttgtttcaacgttcttagaacttcaacccctaagggggttaaaaaggggatataagtttatatgtggtacaagttttattttaaggtaagagcttgaaacttggtaaaagggtattattatattaaaatagacgaaagcTGATTTCGCCGATTTTGAAGCTTTTATTAAGTAacaaagtttgcatcgggaacgaacatttaaaaagaaaaagtagTGGACTTGAACATCTTCTGAGAGGGTTGAGTGTGTatcgaaaacatttttttttagctcagggtcttgaaacttcgtagtttgtgaaagacaaatttcatgcattgtataattattaactaatgattaaccgtccctactgatatcttttctaatatgctcatgtaaaagacttatataaccaccaacatacaaatccacgcgtacgaagtcgcgggcgacagctagttttatacaaatatatgatgaatatttcaatgaaatactgtgaattacaataggatactgagcatattactaaaaaaaactagtaaaaaaaatgaagttaacaatacataaaaaacaacctctatgaaaaaacaattacatgagaccaatttttctcatcgcccgtacaaaggaatactactagactacctaaagtagTGAAGTGGAAGTGacttacaaatatatataaaaagttaTGCCGTAAAAACATAgaagtgatatattattggccggtactgtatttaAAACTTTGTGAATCCATTTTAAATGTAACACTACACACCAACAGTCAAATGTCACACgcctaaaaagtataaaaaataaacaattcagtCAGCAAGCAACAGCACTGTCAAGTCAACATCGAGAATTCGGAGAATTGTAGGCGGCTGAGATTAACCGTTATTATATCGTTCCacgaaaacaaaaacaaatctttCTCTCAACTAACCGGTAAGAAGAGAgaactaaattttaaagttcgcgttccatcaattaaccggtttattaatgaacgaaataaaataacggTTTAGGAACGATATTAAACGATAtttcaataccggttccgagccctgaccctcggtgcgcgagtccgactcgcacttggccggtttttattaatatcattacttttttaaaggGTGTTTATTAACTATTACGCGCATGGGCGCAGATATATATACGGACAGAACGAAACTATAAGGGGTCCATATTTGGCTACGGAACGCTAATAAGATAAATTTTTGGTTGCTTTTTAACGTTAAAATCTGAATTTAATATGTGGGTGCAAATTACAATACTACCTCACCTTGACCTTAGGTCCCAAATAGTTTGTTACACCAGCCACCGGCCTTGTTAAAAGAGGTTACTAATTTCTACTTCTTCactttttgttattgtttaggCTAACGACCGTGAGTCTTCAAACTGCATAagtaaatttgtataatttaggtCGATAAAATAACATTACATCTCACCTTCTTTTCCGAGAAAGAACGGAGACTGCCTAATAGATAACGGCTTTgccaataaaaaatacataggaAAATACCCCGTTCGATCGGTAGTTTACACTCAGCATTACAGGTTCGAAAAGTATGAAGCGTAGACGAGTATATACCTATCCCAGTGCTGGTACCGAACCTAAACCTGAGCGTTTCTTCGAAAGATTTGGGGCACATaattagataggtacctatacgaGTAGCTACATCGTAAAAACCGTACCTTATCTAACTATAAATAAGAGACCAGGGCTTGAAGTACTTACGTTGATTGATTTGATTGCCGACCACCGGCACTAAGTCTAGCCTGGCCTTCGCCGTCCGACAGTAGGATCTCTTGCCGTCAGGACAGCACACCCTCGGCCAGCAGTCGGCATCAGTCTTACAAGACTGCACCTCGAACAGGAGCTCTCCCAGCGGCTGTGAGGGGCACTCTCGCGGTATCACGCCGAGAAGTGCTGTAATCGGTAATGAGGATCTTTAGCAAGCATATACACCTACGCGTAACGGTTACGTTTCTGAGATTATGTTTTGCATAAGATTTAACTAGCTGGCTGTGCGTGCTGCACTAAGCTTGTTGTAATAAGTGTGTATACTTCTGTCTTTGTGCAGGTTGCATTTAAAATTCGTTTCACATGTAGCTCATTAAGATGATAGATGATGATTAGGTAGTAGCAGTTAAATATAACTACGTAATACGAATCTAATCGAAGTAGTGTTACTCTAAGAACACTAGAGAAGCTTTAATTGCAGTCCAATCCCCAGAAAATACTTTGGATAGGTATTATGTAGGTAGATAGCAATCCGGTAATGCGGTTTATGATCATTCATCAGGAACTGCTTTGTTTTTTGTTCCTTCTTGTTTTTACTTTGGTATACCTAAGTCATGGAAGTTTGCCGACAGAGAAGAAACTCGGATCCGCGCTTAAATAACGCGCTAATATGAGATAGAATATGTTGCTTCCAATGCAGCAGATATACACAAAATAAGATCATACGTTGATGCGAAGCTTGCTGAATAGGCTCGGAGCGCGGCGCCGGGACCCCCTTGACGCAGCGCGACTCGCAGCACACTTGGTCGGGCCCGCTGCTCTTGCGGCACTGCGCGCTGTTCTCGCACGGCACCGGGAATAACACGAACGCAGACTGCCCTGACTTTGGGCACACTAGCTTCTGTTGTTGCTTGCCTGCGAGGAAAATGATATTGCAGATGATGATGCGAGGAAACTACGAAATCCGTATGTTTCTATCAAATCGATGGCGTAGTATTTCCACACACCAGTACCTATTGGCCCAAGTAAGTAAAGAAGATATCCTAATCTGTACTGGGCCCGAACAATAAGGATAATATGTAATAGCTGATCCCTTCTTAAAAACGAGGAGGCGTGTGACCACTGCCATAGGGCTGATTATGGTTATCGGCTCATGGTCTATTTGTTAGTAGCATTTTGAAACGCTGAGTTGGTAGGCATAGGCACTTATGCGTGCATTTATTAGGTACCGTATTATGGTTAAATGATATTATAGAAAGTTCGTTATCGTTTGACTCATATGTGTTATTATTACATttggtatttattaaatatcgTTGTAGATCTTAGGTAACTATTGTATTGCGTTTATTGTTTAGGAAGCTAATTAAAATGAAGGCATGTAGGTATCAAGTTGCCGAGTTTAAAACGCTTCGCTGTTACTTTAGTTTACGTTTTATTCGCTCTTGCGCAAGCGCAGAGCAGGcgacatataaaatatatcaagtaattgcatgtttatttataaattatacttaCAGATAATAGTTGTAGATACGAGTAAGTAATATAAGTTGTCGAAAAAACGCTTTTAAGTAGCGTATAACTCAAAAACCTAAATTAAAGCGACAGTTTTTTTGAACTCTGACTGCCTATAATTATAGCTAGATCTGTTTTTGAATCTTGGGTTCTTGATGGCGATCCTACACTAGCTGACATAACTGACCGTGAAGTAGGatagatacaatacaatacaaatcctcgtAGGATCGAAGCGCTTCCGCGTCATTAAATTACATATCGTGGAGATGTAGTGGTTACCGTAGGTACTTATTGTGGTGGTTAGGCTCTTATAACCTTTCTTCACCGCAGAGTTGGTGCCAAGCCCACCAAGCCCGTAGACGGCGCGGAGATGATCGGCAGCAGCGTGAAGTAGGGCCGCAGCGCTTCCGTCTTCGTCGGCTTCGGCGTTATCGTCGCAGCCGTGGaactggccgcgtagccaacatgccaatcgcttacgctccgaaGCGattgaaacgcaactgtcaatgtcgcactaatattgaagagtgattaatagacacaaagcgtttcgttgacGTAGCGATAGTCactttggctaggccggctggttATACTTGGAATTGTAGTCTGTACTTATCGTAGTGATTTGGCTCTTACCTTTCTTCACCGCGGCTTTGGTGGGCTTGGCTGTAGACGGCGCGGAGATGATCGGCAGCAGCGTGAAAAAGGGCCGCAGTGCTTCTGTTGTCGTCGGCTTGGGCGTTGTCGTCGGCTTGGGAGTTGTCGTCGTCGTGGAGCTGGTGGTACTTGGAGTTGTTGTAGTGGTTGTTGTTGTTGATGTGCTGGTGGTTGATGTGCTAGTGCTTGTACTGGATGTGCTTGTGCTGGACTGGTTAGTCACGTTGCTATAAATGGAAATCACCTATGATAATGCTTTGGGGTAGCGGTGATTTATAATATACTAAATACTAATATACGATACTCGAATGTTAGGGAACGCGAACTTaataaaacagaatataattaaaGAATAAGATGAAAGGCTTAGGGGGCGTTCAAACATTACGTAAAGtaattttcgaagattttttaCTCCCCCTCCCCCCGTGTAACGCGCCGTAACGTTTTCGTGTAGCCCCCTCTCCCCCtacctaaaagttacgtaacacccaagtgaccatttttacatgatttttacctaaaagtcacaATTATCTTCAGCAAAGTATAATCATAAGATTGAAGAGAGtcaaggaagcgaaagaggtatgtcaggatcgtagcaagtggaaatcagTGTTCTCTgcttacccctccgggaaagaggcgtatgtatttaatttaataaaaaagcaTTGTTACGTAACGCCTTGTTCCGACCCCCCCTCCCTGTAGCGTTTTACAAGATCCCCCCTCTccccaaattgcgttacgtaatatttgaacgccctcTTATGAAcataaaataatgtatgtatttaataataataaaaaaatatagtttaatattattataattatttgtatgtaatattttataggtattacacacTTAGCTGAATTCCTTTTGGTGGGTATACTGGGTATATAaatttaagtaatatattttagatacaaaaataacataaaataaaacatttattataattattatctatAATACCTTGTACCAATATCTATAACTACTATTGTTTTCTAACTACGAACGacataagtaataaaaacaattaagtacctacctaggtTATTATCTATTTCAGTGTGAAAGCGTTAAGTGCGTCTAGTTAAttgctagtaggtactttacttATTTACAACGTAAGGTATTACTTGTCACTAAACATAATAGTAAGTAGAGCTCATTAGTCAATCCTAAAGAGCAAGGTGGAGTAACATGGTGTAATACATAATTGTATTGTGGTTATCGTTCCATTTTGATCGCAACATATTTGAGAGTTAGCAGGTTCAAATAATTTCGAAATTGTAACTAAAAGTAGATTATTTAACTCGGATAAAATTTAAAACGGGTTACTAATTTGTTTTGTATACGTTTCTTACATAAAATGATTCCTGTTCATTGCTCTTGAGACACAAGTAGGctgtataatacctatatacaaaactattattatgtaggtaagtaggtacgctttttaa encodes the following:
- the LOC134748392 gene encoding uncharacterized protein LOC134748392 produces the protein MYFGKVLVLVFSAGILYPAAEAQSVVCPAVRTTSGWLDLFPLPCRKSSECRTVMGPSHVCCKGYCTKGVAAQIRNVTNQSSTSTSSTSTSTSTTSTSTTTTTTTTPSTTSSTTTTTPKPTTTPKPTTTEALRPFFTLLPIISAPSTAKPTKAAVKKGKQQQKLVCPKSGQSAFVLFPVPCENSAQCRKSSGPDQVCCESRCVKGVPAPRSEPIQQASHQPLLGVIPRECPSQPLGELLFEVQSCKTDADCWPRVCCPDGKRSYCRTAKARLDLVPVVGNQINQPVRALEPYLQCTAPPRPDLFPKQCQSSVDCFPNLCCAEGGKKHCRPPQRSLLALLAGMGQRFGTTLVNLRQAQANRNNNKI